The window CTTTCATACTAATTTGTACAATCTTGTCATTTCTGATCCAGACACTATCTACTCTAATACTTGCCCGAGCTTTTTATGAAGGAAATCATGCTAACTCTATTCCATTACTTCTTTACCTAAAAGGGTAGCTAGAGGCCTCACAGGTAAAAGCGTTCAAATTAAAGAACAGTGCAACAATGACAAGCATGAACACACTACCTCCTCCTCCAAAACATGGATCTTCAAGGCCTGATTGTAATCTTCCTAGACAACACTGTGCAACTCCCACTGTAAGTTTCACCAAAAAAAATATAGTTCCCTTAAAGTTCCTTTATTCTCTTAATCTAAACTATCTTTCAAGGTCTTCCATTGTCTGAACCAAACACTTGAGCATTGCAGTGATTTTTGCACCCAAGTACCCGGAAATTACAACCTCCAATACTATAATATCTGATCATTTCACTGTTTAGCGTATTTCCTGTCACACAAGATCTATAAAGGTGTTTagcaaatggaaaagaagaaaaaacaaaacaaaaacacagaagcatTGAAGCATTAGGATGTGGACTTTGAAAAACCTGCCTGAAAACAAACCAACAGGTTCACCTGCAATGTCTTCATAGAGGGCCAGAAAGCTCTTCCTAAACCATTTATTAAAGTCACTGGTAATAACACAGGGTCAAGATGACaagaagaatgaacagcagagaaaCTTGTATTTGTCTTCTGTGCACCTACTTCTCCTACCAGCCATAACTataaagacaaacagaaaagttGAACAATAATGCTGTCAAGTTCTCAATCAACCTCTACCCATTCCTCAGGGGCAGGGAAGGTAATTAATCATtatctgcttccccccccccccccccaaaatctcaCACTGAAAAGCAGCTGTCCCCTTGATAACGATACTGACAATTAAGCCCCAGTGTTGCATGTAATCTGAATATGCTACCATTCAGCATTCCTACTCATGTATTTTGCTCTGAAGAGAAAGCTATTTTTTCCACCACTCACTTCTGAGAAATGAAAAGAGTCACCTTAAAAGTAGTTATACCAATATATTGGATAGGCCCCGTGAGCCTAACAGACCaataagacagaaagaaaaaaacatagctTGAGAACAGCATAAgctaaatttattttataaaaattagtATTTGAGCACAAAAATTTACTGTCTCCTAGATCCATGAAAATCCTACAACTGTCCTGACAGTTGCTGCAGTTTTACACAACAGTCTTGACTCTTCTGCAGAGAACAGCAAACATTTTAGCTGATCAGAAGGGGCATCATGTTAAATAGCCATCCACACAAGTCCTTCAGAAGAGTGTCCAACTATTTCTTAGCATAAGTGATTTTCATGGCATGAGATGGAGTAATCTTGAATCCTTGTAGAGCATCTCGAGCAGCTCCTGCCTGTCCCTCATTTTCAAACTCCACAAATGCAATGTCATGACGTCCAGGCACTAAACGTACTTCTTTGAATCCAGGAAACCTTTAAAAAGACATCAAAGGAATCAGATAACATTCCCTGGTTCAATGATACATCTCTCTTCCATAGCCATAAGACTTTTTCATAAGTATCTAGCAGTATTACAGTTACCACTAATGAAAGATTTAATTGAAGTGTTTTACATGTCCAATCCTTGGACCTATTCCTCAATTAAGTGGCAGTAATTTTATCAGTCTTGTGCATGTATGGAAGCAACTAAAGCTAGTTTTAAAACCTGTTACTGCTATCGTAAAAATCTTAAAAGTTAGAGTCACCAGTTTAAATCTGGTCCAGATTGGTAGTAGATAACCTATACAGCCAAAACCAGCTATGAAAAAATCTGATTTGCTTTCTGCACCAAGTAGTCATCAGAACTGACATCTGTAGTCTTGGCAGTAAGACAAAGAACtgaatagcttgagaagaaactgTTATCTCTAAAAATCAGCTAGtcagccaaggaaaaaaaaaaagcatatatgtaACAAGTGTTCAAAGGCAAAGTCCTTTTTATCCAAAACTTACTGATTGAATAACATGGACAGCATCATCTCATTTGTTTCCTCAGGCAAGTTATTAAGGAAAAGGATATAGTTTGGTGGGTTATCAggcacctgcaaaaacaaaagaacaaagctCAGAAGATTATACACAGCTATGCATTCCTCTCCATCTATCTGCAATATTATTTGTACTAAAATTCACATAGCCGTCGGTTTGCTCATCATGCTGCTAGCTGGACTTTACTATATCTTTGTGCAAAACCCAGACCTAGCTCCCTGGCTCTATTATAATCCAGCTTCATTTGGAAGAAATCTCTATTTCCACATCAATCATGATAATATGTTGTCTCAGATGTCTTATTCCTAAACTTGACAGCTCAACAGCTGATACTGCGGTActgcactgctctgaatcacagcagcACCAGGGGTGGGAGTCAGGTGGCTAAGCACTGGCAGTTGGGCCATTTTAGGTCCCATAGGCTGTCCAAGAGATGGTAGCCAATAAAGAACCTATAAAAGACATAGAGCCTCCCCAAAAGGCATTCGGAGGCCAAGATAAATATCTCATTCATCTGCAGTGGTACTGAAATAACCAATCTTTGGGCAACTGAAACCCACACCACAGACTTAGTTTTATTACAGTGCTCTATTCAAATCTACTGATCGGAAACCCATTAgattttaagctttaaaaatgtttatccaACAGATTTACCAGTAATACTGATTTGTGCCAACCCACCAGACCTAAGGCTGAGTAGTCAGTTTACTGACACTGGACTGAAAGGCTAGTACCTTCCTAAGTCATGAAGGGGATttaaacttttatatatatatatatatatggataccACAGCTTCAAGCAAGTGTCCTAATACTGAGACCAAGTAACTTAAAGGAATTTGTTCTGCTGATGCATTAACTGATGAAAATATTCTAGGCGGTGCCTTTAGAAAATGATCTTCCAATGAAATAGTTTAAACAAATACTTAAATGTTCAGTGTTGTGCTTTGATGAAAACTGACACACACATGCTGTGCTGTGTTACATGCAATATTTGAAAGGAAATGCACATGGGGAACAAGACATTTTCCCCATGGTTTAGGTACCCAGTTCTCAATCTCAAAGGTTAAGAAATGCAGGCCAAAGacatccttttaaaatatttgtctgcCTACAAATCCTTGCTCTTTAGGAACTCCACTTTTAACATACACCAATCATTTAGAAAGTCACTGAGCAGCCAAGATGAGTGGGGCATAGCAAGTTATGGCTACATCTCCACACAATCTTTTAGAAAATAAGACATTTATGAGGAACAAAATAACAGAGTTCCCCTGAACCTCCAGAAGAAGACTTTTACACAGATGTTCCAGTACctttattcttcctttcctttttctactACTAAAAAACCCAAATAAGTTAGAGGGACTTTAATAAAGATGAAGAGATTTGAGAATCCTTCAACTGATACTAAGTACAGACCAAATTTAAGAATCAAATAGGATTTGTTAATAGTGTAGGATTTTGTATAACACTGAGAAActgcatattttcatttcatgtcAGATACAGTAaagacagttttttgttttttgttttttaaaaacttattGTGCTTTACCTGCTAGACAAAGGCCTcacaaaaaaaagttgtaaaatatatccTCAAGATTCCATGTATAATAAAGTTATTCATACAGAACAATTTTAAACGCTAGTGCTTTTggttacaaagaaaaaagaagaaagcattaCCTGCTGATTCTGTGATGAAGTCCCTTGGGCATTGGCTGAATTTTGTGTTGCTCCCTAGTAAACAAGTACAGGGTAGTTTTACAAAGGTATTCAGTCAGAAACACAAAAACCCACATCAGCATGTTTTTGTACAACTCAAGAAGCACAAGGGAAGTTTTTTAAGCTGTAGTCTAAGAAACATTTGTGGTTTATGAAATACCTCCTGTTGGGAAACATAAAGCCTATGGATTTCGCTGAATTCCAAAGCCagacaatgaaagaaaaatacaaaaaaaaaatacaaaaaaaaaaaaaacaaaaaaacaaaccaaaccaaacaaacccaCACCACCAGTAGCATCTGATCTGACTAAAGGCCGAGTCAGCCGATGGAGCAAATCACTATTTCTCACAGTATGAATTTGGGCTCAGTAGATAGGAAAGAAgtagcttttaaaatgaaagtctAGACAGGACACATCTTATAAGAGAAAAATAGATGTTTCCACTGAGGACTCCAGCTTAGCAGGAAAAACTATAGCTATTGCCATTATAACTGTTAGCAATTACTTCTTTCCTACCAGATTTGTATAACCACTGACTGTGAATAAATCCTAAGAAACGTGAATACTCTGCCTAGAAAATGTGACTCTCCCTGAAACTAACCGAGTCTTAGTAGGAATAGTAGTTACATAACTGAATATTCAAACTCCTGTGCCTTGGTATTTTCTACTATACTTCAGCACATAAGTTACTAAACATTGTTAATTTAAGCCAGGCCAACCCTTAATGGAGATATATTTTCAGCCAACTCCTTTTCATGTAACTAAATGGACTGTCTTGTTCCCATTTACCATTCCACAGTGCTTATACATCAAATAAGGCATTAACACAACGAAGCTGGTTGAGCACTTTAAGCTGGCATTAAAGATAGCAACTTTGCCCAACCCTGCCAAAGAGGTTAGCTTCTACTTCAGTTTATTCTCCACCTGTCTTTATTTTCATCTGAGTACAGCAAAAAAAGGATAACAAGCAATATGTGATCACCTCCTCTCCTTCAACTTCTAGCAAGTGCTTAAAATCACTAGTTGTCAAAAGACCACAATTCAGGAAACTGAGAAGTACTAAAAGACAACATTTAGCGCTACAGAAGATTTAAAaatagcgtgtgtgtgtgtgtgtgtgtgtgtgtgtgtgttttgttttgatttaaataCATAAGCAGCTTACCTGGAGAATCTTTTTATTTGCTGCATTTGCTGCCTGCTCCAAAGATTTggccttcttcttttctttccttttttccttatcAGCAAATGTACCACGCATTTTAGAGATGATGTCAGAGTCTGTTTTTGCATACTGAATAcgcttttgaaaaagaaaatgtacattTTGCAATTCATTATACTAAACACTTTGCATCAACTTCATTAATTGCATTCTACTGTACATTTACGCAAATATCTCCTCCAGGAATTTCTTATATTATGAATACTGTTGTTCTAAACTGTAGATACACTTAAAGAATCCTCATAATTAATTCTTAGCACGACTACAgaactcttttaaaaaaaaaacaaaaaaacccacacaactagGATGGACCATTCCTGAAAAGAAATTACTCATTTTAGCTCACATTGAAATCTGAACTCTAATCAGTTAACAGCATCTTTTTAATATGCCTGTCAAGATACTAGATGTACAAAGCTACGTAACTACAGTTGACCAAATTGATACTAGcttctacaaaacaaaaaaacccatacaccacacacacaaatgtaaAGGCTTAACCATTCCTACTGGGGTTAAGATTTTGCAGTGATTTCTCAGATCACTACAGAAAACTGAGCTCAGCAAAACTCAGGCTTCTTAAATACAAAGTTACCTGCCTTAATCCAGACTGGATCGCATAAACTGTGTCAACAGCACAACATCGCTTTTCCAGTCAAAGGCTGACCAGTGCACTCATCAAGGAGTTAAGTGGACTCAGCAACAAGTATACAAATGTATAACATCATatagacatacacacacatatgtacaatCCTCACACTTTTATCATCAGAGACCACCTCTCCAAACACAGAATAACTTCACAGCAGGTAAAGAGTTTCTGTGTGCATGCTTGTCTAGCAGTAGATAGAGCAAGCATGCTGCAGGCAATATTCAAAGAGGGAAGAAGTACACCTGAAAGCTTATGAAGCCttaatctttttatttccttttgagtTTTACTGAGCACAAAATTCTTTAAGGGCAAATGACAGAACAGAGATTGCGCAATTCCTTGTTAAGATTTCTGCTAGAGAATCTGAAGGCGTTAATGAAACAAGTTTGTGGGCTCAGCAACACAAGAACTGCTTGTGTTCTCCTTAATGCTCAAAGCCTTGACCAGAAAGCCAGAAATACATCCATCTATCACTGAAGCCGGGTGGGCCATCTGCATGTATCATTACACCTCACAAATATATGCAGAATTAAGGGATGCCTAATTATCCAAACAAGCAACAACAAAAGTGTGCTAATTGTTGTGTTACTTTGCATGTAATCAAGTACATTATTAAATCAGCTTATATCAAGCAGTACTGCatttgcttcactgatgttataCTGAAATTCAGTCATTTGTGTTTACTAATCTGATGCATGAATGAGCAAAGACTATTCATCAGTTTCAAGAAAATCACCATAATCATTTATCTTTATTTATAGGGAGTAAACCATTAAGAGAGTTTCATCCTTCTCACTGTTGCCTACAAAAGGAAGTATCATATTTTAGGTATTTATTAGGAATGTCTAGAGTAACCTTAATCACTATCATAGATTCAAGTGAAAGCACCTAATTTCAAGAACATTACAAACTTAATCTGTACAAAAGAAGACATGATGGGTGAGCAGGAAGTATTTTAGAGCTTAAGGATTTTAATccagcaaagaaaaatgcaatttttccaTTTAGAAAACCTAAGAGCTAAGTTCAACTCATTGTGTTTTTAACTAGAGTCTGTCCAAATAGCGTCCTTCAAGCTTGCATAAACATAAGTATTCATCAAGACAGGGCATCAGTGAAAAACAGACAATTACAAGCATGTGACAGTTAATTTTCAAGGTGCAAAAATATGAAGTACTGATGTGAATTCCAAGCACCAAAAACCCTGTATTGTACCATTACAAGTTTCTTTTCAAGTCTAATagcccctcacacacacacacctaccaTCGGTTTCCCATAAAATGGAAAGCCTTGCAACTGTCTCAGAGCATTAGTGGATGATCCAAGTTCCTTGAATATAACAAAAGCCTGTCCTCTCATCTTCATAGTCTTCAGAGCCACAATGTCTACTACATGACCAAACTGTGAGAATAACGCATACAAGGACCTCTTCAGTTCTGTTGAGGATATGAAAAAAAACAGATCACAGGTTACATGCAAACGCCTGCTTCTATGAAGTTTGTTGTCCTCTACAGACAGTACTTTTTGCTAGTTTTAGCTGAAGTAGTAATATGTTACATGAGTTTGGCAAAAGTTGCTGCATGAGCCCAAGTTTATTTGCTCAGTTTTTCTAATGGAAAACCAAGTATTATATGCCAACTTACAAGTATTCAGCTAGCGAAAAAGTTGTACCTCCATCCATTTTACCATTTTAAGGGAATATAAATTATGTAAGGattaatgtatat is drawn from Apteryx mantelli isolate bAptMan1 chromosome 3, bAptMan1.hap1, whole genome shotgun sequence and contains these coding sequences:
- the SNRPB2 gene encoding U2 small nuclear ribonucleoprotein B'', encoding MDIRPNHTIYINNINDKIKKEELKRSLYALFSQFGHVVDIVALKTMKMRGQAFVIFKELGSSTNALRQLQGFPFYGKPMRIQYAKTDSDIISKMRGTFADKEKRKEKKKAKSLEQAANAANKKILQGATQNSANAQGTSSQNQQVPDNPPNYILFLNNLPEETNEMMLSMLFNQFPGFKEVRLVPGRHDIAFVEFENEGQAGAARDALQGFKITPSHAMKITYAKK